ACCTGTTGTTTTTCAGAAGCCAGACGTACAggatggggggaggggggtcacAGTGGGAAGGAGGGGTGAGGAGAGGGGTGTCTTTTGCTCCCTGTGACTCAGGAGAATCTGAGCaggcacagagagggagagttaAAGCTGAGCAGGGACTTTGCGAGGGAGATTGAGAGCTATGCTATGAGTCAGCCGTAGCTAAAAAAGGAAACTGAGCAACTTCCATGGGGGACTGGCGGGGCAAAATAAGACACGTGATGAAACAGCACGCCTCAGTCCAGCCTCTCGTCCCCTTGAAACAGAACATAAGGTGACCAAGACTTTGGGGAGGGAGTTGCATAAAAAGCACATCAAGTTTCACCTTGCATAATTATGCTTGACTTGGTGGCTTGCCATTagatatcatattttatatgccACAAATAAACCAAATAGCCCTTAATAACAAATGTGGAAAGGGACTTTAAAGTAACTAAATCACCTGGGATCTCATTTTCAAAGAGGTGTTGacattattttgtctacccACCTGCACCCATGCTCTCAGATACAGTTTCTTCTCTCACTGAATTAATTGGTGAAGGCGATTATAGATACTATGTTAAGACACGGCAATTTATGCAGACATATAATCAATTCAACACTTAACAAGGTATTAACTACAACTCTTTGTGGTTTATATGGCAGCATTTCAGCGTCTTTTTTTAGGGCTACAACAGAATTTCACCGACTCTATGTTCTGGAGCCAAATCCTCTGTGACATAACAGGAGAGAGTATCACTGGTGAAGATATCTCCCATTCCTCCCCTCAAGCCCTCAGAATAGAGCAGAGCACCCATCATTGCTCACCATGGTGAGGAAATGCAGTAATCTGAGTTGCATGGTATACCACTTCACTCCACTTATGTTGTGTGGTACATTTTGAACATAGAGGCGTGTTGGTAATGTCAGGCCgactttgtttttctccttgGGTCTGTGTCATGCAGAGTGCCCAAAGCCATCAGTCTTTCTGACATGGTTATGATAAAAAATACCATCTCATGTAGTTTTGCCATAGCCATCGAAGCAGCTTTGGCTTCTGCAAAGCTTTTTAAACACATCTGGTGATGAGGTGAGATGTAAGATGGAAACTTTGTGTGGGTGAAAGAAAACAATGTGGATGCAGGAAATACTGCAGATGACAAATGctggggaaaaagagagagagagagagagagagagagagagagagagagagagagagagagagagagagagagagagagagagagcaaggaaGGCATCTCTCCAAAGGCAATCTGTCAAAAATGAACTCTGGGTGACTCCTACCTATGCAACAGTATAGCTGTTGGCTTTCTAATCCCTGTGCAGCCTGAATAATAGAAATCAAACTGACGTTATTCTCCACTGTGTGCCAAGCTTGTTTTTGCATGACTCTGTGGGCTCAGTTACAATGGCCACTTCAGGGCTGGATTTACTCACCATCTCATTTTATGTCTCACAAGTGCATTTAGAGATTTAGATGGCCCAGtttagtacatacagtatttctctttGGATAATTAATATGACACctaacattatcatcatcaccttGATCCTGACCCCTTCCTTTAACTACATCTACTGTATTTTTGCCATTGCAAAAAGAGGGGCTAACTGTGCAGGACTTTTCCCAATAGCAGTAACGGCAAGGTCCTGAACTTGTGGCGCTGCGTAAGAGTTACAAACATGCCAGTGCAGTGGattacagtgtgtctgtgtgtgtgtggatggttGGATGTGGAATGCTGACCATGCTGGGACTTTGGTATGGCAGGGATGGGAGTCCTGGCATGGGAACATAGCACAGTGTAACTCTGGCTATCAGGTTCGTGTCCATACTCAACATGGAGGGCCACAACAGCCCATACAGCTCCACTGGGGATATTTAAAAGGATTTCCAATTAGCACCATCATCATAAATTATACTCAGTCCATGTATCAAGGCTGTGGTGCTCTGCTACTGTCAGACACGGCAAATCTTCCTTCGTTCTTTAAGAAacaacaattacattttcatcaatTACTCTGGACTCTGGAGACTTGAGGCTGACATTAGAAGAGGAATCTGACATCTGTCTTTCATGGAGGGACTAACTTAGAGTCAAGCAGTCTAAAAACTGACAAGAGACAGATACAGTTTAGgtgcagcagctgctgttgaCATGAATGTGCTGTAtcaaaatttatttaaaatgtttttgcagtgaaaaggcatgtgcacacatgtgtTGACAGAGACAAGATGCAGGGACAAAAGGTCTACATGAGGGccaagggacagttcaccccaaaatcaaaaatccatattttttctcatacttgtagtgctatttatccatctagattcttttgagttttggagatatcggccgtagagaagTCTGCCTTTTTGTGGTGCTAGGTGAGCTAGCAGTATTGAACGATTAGTTAGAATATTATTGTTGCCATTTGTTATTGTTGCACACCATCTACGCGGTGATATGGTTGGTGGGTGTTGATAGTTCGGTAgtaaatagttcctacatgaaactactcacaacaaggtctgtggattatcttgagtaaccaggtcatgatttctggaaagagacgttgctgttgagtttttcaaatgtattttttgagctttgagcaccacaagccaaatGACATCTAGTTCTACTATATAccagagaaggcagacatctctacagccgatatctccaaaactcggcaactcacaccaaaacaatctagatggataaatagcactacaggtaagaggaaaaatatgtatttttgattttggggtgaactgtccctttaatgttcTCCATCTGCTTAAGTAAAATTAGAGGAGGGTAAATAAAGAAAGCGAGATGTCCAGCTTTGTGTCATGGTAACTTATTCTCTTTTTCAGCTGGCCAATGTGGTGCATTCAGTGAAGGTAAACAACTTGTTCCTGGCAAGGTCGAAAAACAGTCCGGCTTTCAGTGACGAAAAAGCAGCAGCCTCTGCTGTCAGCCTCCTCATGCAGAAGTGCTTCAAACTGGAATGAACCAGCTGACGAGAAAGATCATCAAGAAAAgcccttgaaaaaaaaaaccccacattgCTCCCCCCTCCATCTCCATGCACTCTATCTGTAGCTCTATCTCTGTTCCTTTCTTTGTGCCCAATGAGAAAAACAGAGCGAGTCTGTACTCAGAGGGAGAGCTGgcgcgagtgtgtgtgtgtgtgtgtgtgtgtgtgtgagcgtgcgAGTGCGAGTGGATGTTAGTAAGGGCTGAAAAAGTTGACTGGTGTTCTTTGATGTACTTTCCTACAGGGTGTATGAACTAAATACGTGCAAACACAAATCTTTTAAAAGTTATTCTGTACCACCGTTATCACATGAAGTTCCTCTCCAttcaaaagtgtttttcttattgttacttcagttggatgtttgagcttcactgtgcagaatgatgtgtgcagagtttgacactagaaggctgttttcacattcatctgttgAAAGTTTCTCTGTCTGAGTTTAAAACATACATGTAGGAGAAGTATtgtgtgacatcacaactagcaTGGCAGCCAATCGTGATCCAATAcgcaacatactgtacagaagtGTGATATGGACTTGACgtaaacttgaaacctccaggaGTAGGAGGATCTTCCAGCAGTTACACTTTTGAgatgaaaaatatttcaattattATCAGCTGCGGGGGTCAGACTGCCTCTTCATAAGGCTGTTTGACTACACTACTACTACATCgctaatgttttgttttaaagaaatggTCATCACGTGCAACAAGTATTATGGGACTtatgtatgattttatttttagtgtgATTTTATGATTCCAGGGaaacaattaaacatttttattcctGTAAACTGACATGCACATGAGGATATTATACTTCTCTGGGTTTAATAATACAGCACTAAAACTATAAACTGTCAGATTATTTGTCATTGCTGTCATTTAATCATATCCTTATCTGTGGATCCATTCCTGCATCACATTTTCAGATCTGTAGTAATATTGGTTGTTCCATTGTTTTGAGGAATGTGTGGGCTCAGTGCagagatgatgtgtgtgtgtgtgtgtgtgtgtgtgtgtgtgtgtgtgtgtgtgtgtgtgtgtgtgtgtgtgtatttctattATGTCACAGTGATGATGTGGCACTGGCAAGCAGGCGTACGGGGGCCTCAGCCCAACTCTCCCCATCCATGCTGAACGTGCCTGGTCACAGCAAGCTGCTGAGAACCTCTGGATCACAGAGGCTTCTGGGTAGTGGGATTAGCTGTTGAGAGGAAACAGCTGAGGCCTGTATAGCGTCAGCACTTGCTAATCAACACTCTCACCgcaaacacagacatgcacgCCGCCCCAATCGATCCTCTCCCTCAATAATCCCTTCCTCCGTTTTTTCAGTCCGCAGGGGTCAGACACCCACAAAGGCCTGGGCCCATAAAAGTCAAAGGGGGCCGGGGGTGGTGGGGACAAAGGCACACTGAAGTGCTTGGTCAAAGCTGAAAGGGCTGCTGAGTCATCACTGATGCTTGTTTAAACTGATAATGTGCAAAAATTCCCAGTAAAGTTGATGAGGTGTCGCTTTGTATTTAACATATCAGTTTTGGGTAAAGGTTTAGGAGCAGTCTTTCCTTTCTTTACACTAAGTTACTGCAGGTTCCTGCATCACAGAGGACtttgaaatgtcaaaaactGATATGCAACAGCAATGATATTCATGCTTTTTCAGAGATCATTCCAGCTTGACCTACGAGACATACAGTGTTTTCATTCATATCCGGCATGATCGAATTTGCTGAGCTCATGTATGCACACATGCTCATATTTTCCAACTAAATCAATTAGTATAAAACCTTTGTTGACGTAATACGCGAGTCGATACACTAAGAGTAAAATTGATTGACGGCTCACGAAACAAACTGTTGAACATTATAAATAGGTCATGTGTAGACAAACTGGTACCAAAATGAGAGCAGCCCTGTTTAAAGATAGAAAGCTGCAACCTATGCAAGTTAAAAATTTACTTCAGCCTGAAACAAATCAAGCTACAAGGATTACTTACTTCCACTTGGTAATGTATATCAAAATGTTAAGTAAATATTAACACATTTGTGCAAAGCAGTGCAAAGTAATTATttgattgttattattattgttagaaTTATTTGAACATTGTGTATTGGAGATTACAGAAGATTAAAGACAATTGTTAGTACATTTAAGTCTCCTGCTGATACCTCCTCCATCATCGCTCTGCAGTAGGACAGCATGTCCTTTCTTGTGCATGCATCATTCAGCAGGGATCAATAAATCATGTGTTTTGCTATATGTCAACTTGTGACTGTGGTTCACTTGGCCTGTGGCCCTCAGCTCATATCAGGTTTCACTGAGATTTTCCTAGAGAGGGGTGAATTGTCAAGTTTCTTTTCAAAGGGTGCAACAGCAAAATTatgattaaatttttttgtttgtttgacacaCTGGATCATAATTAGCATCTGGCTTATCAGTGATGTGTCCATTTAATAAGATTTCAATAGCTAACTCTGCCTGGTCAGATATGCTCTGCGATTTCAAAACCAGCTGTTTCTATACAAGACACATCTGATTTGAGGGACATGaacttttttaattaatttattaatgagCCTATAACATAAGGTAAGAAATGATTTGGCCCTCTGAATCACTCAGACCTGAAGTAGTCACATAATTCACATAAGTGGTACTTAAGCAAAGAGGAAAGCGCAGATTTTCTCTCTGGCTTTGCTTCTCCTCTTCTGCCCTGAGGAATCCCCACAGTTAACCCCTGGAAACTTTGCTCAGTAAAGACCAGTGTGGACATGTACAAACAGAATGAAAAGATGAATACATCCTGAGCCCTCTGTGCCATGTTTGTCTAGGTTTTGGgtacaataacaaatatttcTGTTGTGGGGGGGATTCCATCTTTGACATAAAAATGGACACATGCcctaaaaacaaattttagatATAAGGGAAGTGTATTTTTCAATGAACTGCCACTGTCTCGCCGCTCATGATTAAAAGTAAGGCTTGTTCAGTTTAAGTCTTCGGGCTCTACTAACATGCAACTTTCTGCCAGCAAGGCCAGGTGAAGTTTTTAAACCACCTCCAGGGGCAGTATTGTACTAATTTTTAGAGGATTATCTGGGTCCAGCAGAGTGGCAACCTGGGTGCTTCTAATCTGAAGCTGCCATGACccaaataaaattgtttttctgtcaggGTAAAGCAATGGGTAATGATTAATCATATGCAGCTTCAGTTTCCTCTTCAGTTGAGGGGATGTTTTCTTGTAATTCTGTTAAAGATTGgtgctcagacaaaacaaagggGGATGTCATATGTATAAGTGCACTTTATCGTCACTTATTCAAGTACATTTATTAATACATGAAAGTTTATAGTGTGTATGGCCCACTTGTATAATTGTGCTCAATCTTGTACAAAAATTCACATCACAGTCCTTTGTAATTTAGAACAAAACGTTTATTCAAATCAAAAGGAAGAACTAGACAAAAGGTTAAATCATTCAGAACATAGTATATTCATGGAATATCTAAACCGTCATGATTAACAGAccaaaaaaaagataaaaacaaacatacaaatggAGAATGAAGAAAATTCAGTGAGTGATATTGCACtttgtttctaaaatgtttcagatcCCGTCTCCCAGGTTCTTTTTCTCTGAACATTTCAGTTCCTGCCTTTATTAGGTCAGGAGTTTAGCTTAGTTTTGACACTGGACTACTCTGAGGACCAAGCAAATGGACTATGGAATTGACCTGAAACGAATATGTGAGCTTATTCATTACCAGTTTCCCTAAGataaaaactgcaaacaaataGAACATGAGTTTACTGTGGAAGAAGCGGTTTGTCTGCTATCCCATGTTACCTAAATGTTTctcagagggggggggggtgctgATCAACAGCTGCCACCCCCAGGCCTGAGGGGGATCAGAGAGGTCAGGGAAACTAACTCAGAAAAGGTTGCTTTAAATTAGGAAGCCAACTATATCAATGCCCAGAAatacatggaaaaaaaaaaaaaaaaaaaaaaagtcaacctTCATCAGCttcagaaaaataacacaatggAGAGGCCTGTCCAggatgtcattttttaaaacaactgcTTATAAAAAGGACTTTTCCCCTCTTCCCTTTTTGTCCTTTTGAATAAACTTGGAAAGGTCGAAAACATACAGATGTgtacaaacataacaaaaggaGAACAAGAGTTAACAGACACTGAAAAATGAAGAATCATGATCAGGTCTTTTCTGTGTCAAGGCCGCTATGATAAGATCACTTTACCGTCAGAAGCTGTATATTTAGTTGTCAGCTGGATCtcgatgcacacacacacacacacacgtttcagctacgtttaaagtttaaaactttaaaaaaaaaaagtcacaaatctttaaaaaaaaaaaatgccctaCACAACACTGCGTTACTGAAAAATCCTCTAGTATAACATGGTTAGTATCAAATGGTTTTTCTCCAGACCTTCACCATTGAatgcttctttttctttattttcctatCAAAAAAGgtgttgcttttcttttttccagacTATGTCAAACCTCTGATGCAGGTCTTTTGTGTTGAATGAGTTAGAAAACCAATGTATTACTCATGTCAACCTACTACTACTTGTTCTGACCAGTCTCAACAGAGGTTTAGCAATGTCCCCAGCTTTTCAGGGTTTGGGTTTGCTCCTTCAATGCAGAAGCAGTGTCAGacacagccttttttttttcttcttcttctttttttttttttttttttttttttttaaataagtagCATTCTGGCTTCACTGGTCTGGTAAAATCTAACTGTTGGTTGGATGAACTGGGCAAGTGCAGCAGGACAAAAAGGGAATGTGATTAATCTCAGAAAGCTGGCTTGCTTCTCTGCAGGTCTATTCTCTCATTCTGGAAGTTAAAAAAACTCATTATTTTTAACAGTGcaatttaaaagaaaacctataacattttttctcttttttccccccaaccGTTTGGCAAGTGAGAAGACCACCTGAGACAGTGCTTTTTGGGCAGTAATGCAAGCCTGGTTTGCCCTGAGATTAGGAGTAGAGGGGCTGCAAGCAATTAGGGTGAGGCGAGTCCCTCCACAATGTATCACCCTCTGTttcgcacgcgcacacacacacacacacacttttctcttCAGCTACAATTGAGCGGTAAATGCAGGTCTGCAACCCTCCTAGTCCAAATCCAGAGCAACCTCAACACAAAAAAGGCTAAAAGCTATTCTATGATTGGCGCTAATTACAAAAACTGAATAACAGAACTAGACTAAAAGAGGAGGGAAGCCACACTTGGATCCAAGCTGAGGCAACATCTTAAAGAGCTTCCATTTGGAGATAGTGTGCTGCAGCTGTTGTAAAAGTCCAGTCTAGTTGTTAGAAGTCACTGAGGAAATGTCAttaggagaaaaagaaaattcttaAACAGCTTAAACAAATTCAGTGCATTGTTCTTGtccttttcagtctttttttccaaaatcaAATCCTGCTGCTCAAAGTTATGCAGTTGAAAGTCTTACAAGTTAAGCCTGCAGTCTCATATTCTTAGTCTGGCGCATTACAAGACTGAAACCAAACTAttagtgatgtttttttttttcaattctcATTAAACAGAGCCATACAACTCAAGTAaagaataaaatgtgcaaaacaaaatcCCAAATGAGACAGGAGGACCTAGTCTTTGCTCTGTTGTTGAGCGCTGAATGCTTTCATTCATACAGACTATGGTGGTTAGaacgttgttgttgttgttgttgtttttctctcttcatcccGTTTTCTTTAGGTGATTCTGCTGAAGTCTGGACATGATTAGTCCTGCCCTTTGTGTGAGGAGCCATGTCCTTATGTGCCATGAGTACAGAAGAATCAAAGGTTAAAGAGGAGCTTGGCAAGTCGAGCCTTGCTCATTCTTCCTTTCGTTATCAATACTATCACCAGGGCTCTTACTACTAGTGGGGTTTTTCATACAGACTGAATATGTGTTAATCTGTACATATCCCACCCTCAGCAGGCTGACACAGGAAGGAAGTGATACCCCAAACTAGTGACTCCTGTTTCTCTCGCTGAGGGAAGGCAGGAACAGATTTGTCCAACCCAACTCAACTGGGGGTATTTGTCCAAGTCTTTGTTGGGtagttggttggttggttggttggatactttgtttttctcttgacGTCAACAGCGTTGTGTGAACGTTGTTGttggagaaaaataaacaaagctgAGCCTTGCAAGCAGGTTCCTTTGAGTTCCCAGAGTCAGGGGAATTTCAGCAATAGCCTTCAGCGTGATGGACAGGCGTCGAGCCTGCGCTCCTCTGTACGGCTGGCATGATGTGGGTTAGGATCAATCTGGTGTTCAGaagagaacagaaaaagagGGAGTTATATAGAGAGAGTTTATTTATTGAAACATGGAGCCGATTTAATTTAGTCtgtaatagaaaaataaatggacAAATGCTTTGCTCTATTTTATTTGGGTGCTTACCTCAGAGTACAGTGGAGGAGGCTGGAAGCGAAACTCGTGAATGTAGGCGAAGAGAGATCCGTCCAGCTCCTCACGGGCTGCAGGGACATCCAGActgctctgtctctgctcttcTGTCACAATTTCTGCATAGtttggaggagctgcagaggacGAGCAAGCCACATGTTAGCATTCTAGGGAATTATACTCAGTATAGAGTTATAAATCTGAATCATGACCGTTAGAGTCAACCTACCTTCAGGCCTCTCAGGCAGACCCAAGCCCAGCCAGCTCATGCTGCACTGGCTGCTGACGCTGGAGGTACGGGAGCCGAAGGGGTGGAGAGGGATGGTTCCGATGACCAGGGGCAGGTTCAGAGACAGGTTTATTGCCCCAGGTATGTCCACGTATACCTGAGCACAGACATGAGGACACCACAGCAGGTTAGAATATGCAAGTCATTCTGAGGTATAATAAATGTGCTGCAATGTAGTAAATAAAGGGCTTTGGAGCTGAGCATTCAGCCTGAAATGAAACAGCTTTTTAATCCTCTATAAGATAAAACCATGCTCATCAGGGCTAAATGGGTTGTGCAGTCGTTCAACAATATGTGGGTCAATGTCTTGAGGTCGGTTGCTTATGCAAGGTAGAGCCCTCGCCTGGTGCCTGTCTGTTCGCAAGGTAAAGAGGTTATAAGCACCCTCAAAGCAGGTGCTACCAAAGATATTCTGGGCTAATGCTCTTAGCGGCATGTGGAGAGAACACCTGGTGCGATCCAAGGCCCAGATTTGGCACTGCGGGCTGAGTCAGCCAGGTCCTTTACCAGGAGAGTTTCTGGCTTACTAGGAAATATTGATTCTGTGCTGATAATGGTGCGAGTAATGGTGATAACAAGGACAAGAGGAGACTAATGAGGGCAGGAACACATGTGTCTATGCCAATTATCTCTGGACAGAGGCAAAGTTGCAAACGAAAAGAAAGAGCAGTTATGCTAAAGGTTCGAATGGGGTGTGAGAGTGTGCTGAATACAGTAAGACTGTACTCACCATGAGGGAGTACTCCACTCTGATAATGCTGCAGTCCAGGATGGAGGGTGAGACAGGTGGGATCTTCAACATCTTGCCGCTCCAGGTCTCTGTTTTGCCCGAGGACAGAGACTCTCCCCGCAGGTTGGCCACCAGCTGCTTGACCTCCTTCATCTTCCCTTTGGCATAGAAGGTCTGGGTCTGGTAGATGGCGGCCTTCGGCACCACCATGCGGGATGAGCAGTTCTCAATCTCTGCAAAGATCTGGATCGACTCTCCTGCAGAGTTCGAGAGGGTAGAGGAGAGGTTAATTGAAGTTTCTCTACATTTCTATAAATGGTTATCATCTTTTTATCCAGTGTGTAATTACTAATCAACGCAGTGATCTGCAGAGTGTGATACTTCCATTAACTTATCTGGTTAATAGTTGACTAACAAGGTTATCAgttgaattattaatttattttcacctGGGGTGTATCCCTTCCTTTCAATTTTGGCACTTAGGGAAATAGGACCTGAGGTGCAGAACCAACAGCAAAGCGTCTTGTCTTTTGTGCCGGCCTGTGGTGACttaaggaaaaagaaaacagatgcaTTAGCAAACATAGGAGAATTTTTCTTCATATTCCCCACACCACAACCACTGAAAAAAgggttaataataatatatgggCAAGTCTGTTCCTGCTATCCACTGGATCATCAGTCAAAACTAGATGACGTTTTTCCTTTGACTCTC
This sequence is a window from Siniperca chuatsi isolate FFG_IHB_CAS linkage group LG5, ASM2008510v1, whole genome shotgun sequence. Protein-coding genes within it:
- the arrdc3a gene encoding arrestin domain-containing protein 3a; its protein translation is MVLGKVKSFTVSYDCLNDSNVPVFSSGDCVSGRVIIEVTGEIRVKSLKIHAKGFAKVRWTESRNAGSNTAYTQNYTEEVEYLNHKDILIGHEREDDNSEEGLTTIHSGRHEYAFSLELPQTPLATSFEGKHGSVRYWVKAELHRPWLLPMKTKKEFTVFEHIDINTPLLLSPQAGTKDKTLCCWFCTSGPISLSAKIERKGYTPGESIQIFAEIENCSSRMVVPKAAIYQTQTFYAKGKMKEVKQLVANLRGESLSSGKTETWSGKMLKIPPVSPSILDCSIIRVEYSLMVYVDIPGAINLSLNLPLVIGTIPLHPFGSRTSSVSSQCSMSWLGLGLPERPEAPPNYAEIVTEEQRQSSLDVPAAREELDGSLFAYIHEFRFQPPPLYSEIDPNPHHASRTEERRLDACPSR